A single genomic interval of Saccharothrix saharensis harbors:
- a CDS encoding PhoX family protein: MSSSTDRGRRLLPLLPNHPLGRSAVTCKYRCGDACAHEAPNTSGNAYFGDVVGEVVRRRGLLKAGAVLAVAGAGVGLVGAGSAAAKPEVERDADLGGGRRRDGLNFAAVAPNTEDRVVTPEGYDQGVVLRWGDPVVPGAPAFDFDRQTAAAQAKQFGYNCDFLGLVPVGRHDEWVLVANHEYTSEEFLFKNWDADNPTREQTEIAWAAHGLSVVRVERDRRSGKLVPKLDRRYNRRITATSEFKVTGPAAGSKLLKTSADPTGTKVLGTLNNCAGGVTPWGTILSGEENFNQYFANAGSVTDPVTKARLARYGLSGAASTRKWERFDKRFDVAQEPNEVNRFGWVVEIDPLDPDSTPVKHTALGRFKHEGANVIIARDGRVVAYMGDDERFDYMYKFVSDEKYKPGNSKHAREHNKKLLDKGTLYVARFTGDSPVAEIDGSGKLPADGEFDGTGEWIPLASGTRSFVPGFTAEEVYVFTRLAADAVGPTKMDRPEDVEPNPRNRRVYAALTNNTDRGKAGKEGATEPNPRLNNRHGHVLELEERRGDNTATSFSWKLLLVCGDPTSPDTYFGGYDKTQVSPISCPDNVAFDNQGNLWISTDGNALKSNDGLFAVPVEGPYRGRVKQFLTVPKGAETCGPVIEDDFVLVAVQHPGEVDGASAANPLSHWPDGGTSQPRPSVVAVWKKDKGRICG; encoded by the coding sequence GTGTCCTCATCCACCGATCGGGGGCGGCGCCTGCTGCCCCTGCTGCCCAACCACCCCCTCGGGCGTTCGGCGGTCACCTGCAAGTACCGCTGCGGTGACGCGTGCGCGCACGAAGCGCCCAACACGTCCGGCAACGCCTACTTCGGTGACGTCGTCGGCGAAGTCGTGCGCCGTCGCGGCCTGCTGAAGGCCGGCGCGGTGCTCGCCGTCGCGGGCGCGGGTGTCGGGCTGGTCGGTGCCGGCAGCGCCGCCGCGAAGCCCGAGGTCGAGCGGGACGCCGACCTGGGCGGCGGTCGTCGCCGCGACGGCCTGAACTTCGCCGCCGTCGCGCCCAACACCGAGGACCGCGTCGTCACGCCCGAGGGCTACGACCAGGGCGTCGTGCTGCGCTGGGGCGACCCGGTGGTGCCCGGCGCGCCCGCGTTCGACTTCGACCGCCAGACCGCGGCGGCGCAGGCGAAGCAGTTCGGCTACAACTGCGACTTCCTCGGCTTGGTGCCGGTCGGCCGGCACGACGAGTGGGTGCTGGTGGCCAACCACGAGTACACCAGCGAGGAGTTCCTGTTCAAGAACTGGGACGCGGACAACCCCACCCGCGAGCAGACCGAGATCGCGTGGGCCGCGCACGGCCTGTCCGTCGTGCGGGTCGAGCGCGACCGGCGCAGCGGCAAGCTCGTGCCCAAGCTGGACCGGCGCTACAACCGCCGCATCACCGCGACCTCCGAGTTCAAGGTCACCGGCCCGGCGGCGGGCTCGAAGCTGCTCAAGACCTCGGCCGACCCGACCGGCACGAAGGTGCTGGGCACGTTGAACAACTGCGCGGGCGGCGTGACGCCGTGGGGCACGATCCTGTCCGGGGAGGAGAACTTCAACCAGTACTTCGCCAACGCGGGCTCGGTCACCGACCCCGTCACCAAGGCGCGGCTGGCCCGGTACGGCCTGTCCGGCGCGGCGTCCACCCGCAAGTGGGAGCGGTTCGACAAGCGGTTCGACGTGGCGCAGGAGCCCAACGAGGTCAACCGGTTCGGCTGGGTCGTCGAGATCGACCCGCTCGACCCGGACTCGACCCCGGTCAAGCACACCGCGCTCGGCCGCTTCAAGCACGAGGGCGCGAACGTGATCATCGCCCGCGACGGCCGCGTGGTCGCGTACATGGGCGACGACGAGCGCTTCGACTACATGTACAAGTTCGTGTCCGACGAGAAGTACAAGCCGGGCAACAGCAAGCACGCCCGTGAGCACAACAAGAAGCTGCTGGACAAGGGAACGCTGTACGTCGCCCGGTTCACCGGTGACAGCCCGGTCGCCGAGATCGACGGCTCCGGCAAGCTGCCCGCCGACGGCGAGTTCGACGGCACCGGCGAGTGGATCCCGCTGGCGAGCGGCACGCGGTCGTTCGTGCCCGGCTTCACCGCCGAGGAGGTCTACGTCTTCACGCGGCTCGCGGCGGACGCCGTCGGGCCGACCAAGATGGACCGCCCCGAGGACGTCGAGCCGAACCCGCGCAACCGCCGGGTGTACGCGGCGCTGACCAACAACACCGACCGCGGCAAGGCGGGCAAGGAAGGCGCGACCGAGCCGAACCCGCGGCTGAACAACCGGCACGGGCACGTGCTGGAGCTGGAGGAGCGGCGCGGCGACAACACCGCCACGTCGTTCTCGTGGAAGCTGCTGCTGGTCTGCGGTGACCCGACCTCGCCCGACACGTACTTCGGCGGTTACGACAAGACCCAGGTCTCGCCGATCTCGTGCCCGGACAACGTCGCGTTCGACAACCAGGGCAACCTGTGGATCTCCACCGACGGCAACGCCCTGAAGTCCAACGACGGCCTGTTCGCCGTGCCGGTCGAGGGCCCGTACCGCGGTCGGGTGAAGCAGTTCCTGACCGTGCCGAAGGGCGCGGAGACGTGCGGCCCGGTGATCGAGGACGACTTCGTGCTCGTGGCCGTGCAGCACCCCGGCGAGGTCGACGGCGCGTCGGCCGCCAACCCGCTGTCGCACTGGCCGGACGGCGGCACCTCCCAGCCGCGCCCGTCCGTGGTGGCCGTGTGGAAGAAGGACAAGGGCCGCATCTGCGGCTGA
- a CDS encoding SDR family oxidoreductase, with amino-acid sequence MSRPVALVTGASRGIGAAVARVLAPTHDLLLGGRDEGALGELAGSLESARPWPVELTDPDALAAATARLTRLDVLVHSAGIAELGPLADADADVWRRTLDVNVVAVAELTRLTLPLLRAARGHVVLINSGAGLRANPGWGVYAASKFALRAFADALRAEEDDLRVTSVHPGRVDTDMQRGVREQESGDYQPNLYLTPDSVARAVATAVHAGDDAHVTEVVVRPRPR; translated from the coding sequence ATGAGTCGACCCGTGGCGTTGGTGACCGGTGCGTCGAGGGGGATCGGTGCGGCGGTGGCACGGGTCCTCGCGCCCACGCACGACCTGCTGCTCGGCGGGCGTGACGAGGGAGCGTTGGGGGAGCTCGCCGGGTCGCTGGAGTCGGCACGGCCCTGGCCCGTCGAGCTGACCGACCCGGACGCCCTGGCCGCCGCCACCGCCCGCCTCACCCGCCTGGACGTCCTCGTGCACAGCGCGGGCATCGCCGAACTCGGCCCGCTCGCCGACGCCGACGCCGACGTGTGGCGCCGCACCCTCGACGTGAACGTGGTCGCGGTGGCCGAGCTGACCCGGCTGACCCTGCCCCTGCTGCGCGCCGCCCGCGGCCACGTCGTGCTGATCAACTCCGGCGCGGGCCTGCGCGCCAACCCCGGCTGGGGCGTCTACGCGGCCTCGAAGTTCGCCCTCCGGGCCTTCGCCGACGCCCTGCGCGCCGAAGAGGACGACCTCCGCGTCACGTCCGTCCACCCCGGACGCGTCGACACCGACATGCAGCGCGGCGTCCGCGAGCAGGAGAGCGGCGACTACCAGCCGAACCTCTACCTGACCCCGGACTCCGTCGCCCGGGCCGTCGCCACCGCCGTCCACGCGGGCGACGACGCCCACGTCACCGAGGTCGTCGTCCGCCCGCGCCCCCGCTGA
- a CDS encoding PhoX family protein: protein MRHLPLLANHSPGRAAVTCQYRCGDACFHDVPNTSGNPYFGDLVDRRTAIKAAVVVGALGGAMSGAATATATAAAEPESAGRHPLGLDFAPVAPNTLDAVVVPEGYRHEVVIRWGDPLFPDAPRFDFDHQTAAAQARQFGYNCDFAALLPLDATGRTNLLVTNHEYTGEPFMFRGYDEADPTREQVEIAWAAHGLSVVQVEQARNGRLTTRFSRYNRRITATTPFELTGPAAGSDLLKTSADPTGTRVLGTLNNCAGGVTPWGTILSGEENFNQYFANAEALADPRLTRYGVTGTATTRKWERFDERFDLAREPNEVNRFGYVVELDPTDPDSTPVKHTALGRFKHECANVRLAADGRVVAYSGDDERFEYIYKFISTGKVRKGNGKAARRHNMTLLDDGTLYVARFTGDSPPAEIDGTGRLPSDGRFDGRGEWVPLASGNRSFVPGMTAEEVYVFTRLAADKVGATRMDRPEDIQTHPHTGVVYCALSNNVDRGKAGKEGATEPNPRVDNKHGQVLELTERGGDALALAFSWNLMLVCGDPAAPDTYFAGYDKSRVSPISSPDNVAFDRHGNLWISSDSGGALNGYNDGLYAVPVSGSRRGHLKAFLTVPRGAETCGPVIGERVVTVCVQHPGEVDGASADNPASHWPDGGDSQPRPSVVAVWREGRRVGE from the coding sequence GTGAGACACCTTCCACTGCTGGCCAACCACTCCCCCGGACGCGCGGCCGTCACCTGCCAGTACCGCTGCGGTGACGCGTGCTTCCACGACGTGCCCAACACCTCGGGCAACCCCTACTTCGGCGACCTGGTCGACCGGCGCACCGCCATCAAGGCGGCCGTGGTCGTCGGAGCCCTCGGCGGCGCGATGAGCGGAGCGGCCACCGCCACCGCCACCGCTGCCGCCGAGCCCGAGTCGGCGGGGCGGCACCCCCTCGGGCTGGACTTCGCACCCGTCGCGCCGAACACGCTCGACGCCGTCGTCGTCCCCGAGGGCTACCGCCACGAGGTCGTGATCCGCTGGGGCGACCCGCTGTTCCCGGACGCGCCCCGGTTCGACTTCGACCACCAGACCGCCGCCGCCCAGGCCAGGCAGTTCGGCTACAACTGCGACTTCGCCGCGCTGCTGCCGCTGGACGCGACGGGCCGGACGAACCTGCTCGTCACCAACCACGAGTACACCGGCGAGCCGTTCATGTTCCGCGGCTACGACGAGGCCGACCCCACCCGCGAGCAGGTCGAGATCGCGTGGGCCGCGCACGGGCTGTCCGTGGTGCAGGTCGAACAGGCCCGCAACGGCCGCCTCACCACCCGGTTCTCCCGCTACAACCGCCGCATCACCGCCACCACGCCGTTCGAGCTCACCGGTCCGGCGGCGGGCTCGGACCTGCTCAAGACCTCGGCCGACCCGACCGGCACGAGGGTCCTCGGCACGTTGAACAACTGCGCGGGCGGCGTGACGCCGTGGGGCACCATCCTGTCCGGCGAGGAGAACTTCAACCAGTACTTCGCCAACGCCGAGGCGCTCGCCGACCCGCGCCTGACCCGCTACGGCGTCACCGGCACGGCCACCACCCGCAAGTGGGAGCGGTTCGACGAGCGGTTCGACCTCGCCCGCGAGCCGAACGAGGTCAACCGGTTCGGCTACGTGGTCGAGCTCGACCCGACCGACCCCGACTCCACCCCCGTCAAGCACACCGCGCTGGGCCGCTTCAAGCACGAGTGCGCCAACGTCCGCCTCGCCGCCGACGGACGAGTGGTCGCCTACTCCGGTGACGACGAGCGGTTCGAGTACATCTACAAGTTCATCTCCACCGGCAAGGTCCGCAAGGGCAACGGCAAGGCCGCCCGCCGGCACAACATGACCCTGCTGGACGACGGCACCCTCTACGTCGCCCGCTTCACCGGCGACAGCCCGCCCGCCGAGATCGACGGCACGGGCCGCCTGCCGTCCGACGGCAGGTTCGACGGCCGCGGCGAGTGGGTGCCGCTCGCGTCCGGCAACCGCTCGTTCGTGCCGGGCATGACCGCCGAGGAGGTCTACGTGTTCACCCGGCTCGCGGCCGACAAGGTCGGCGCGACCAGGATGGACCGTCCCGAGGACATCCAGACCCACCCGCACACCGGCGTCGTCTACTGCGCCCTGAGCAACAACGTCGACCGGGGCAAGGCGGGCAAGGAAGGCGCGACCGAGCCGAACCCGCGGGTGGACAACAAGCACGGCCAGGTGCTGGAGCTGACCGAGCGCGGCGGCGACGCCCTCGCGCTCGCGTTCTCCTGGAACCTCATGCTGGTGTGCGGCGACCCGGCGGCGCCGGACACCTACTTCGCGGGCTACGACAAGAGCCGGGTGTCGCCGATCTCCAGCCCCGACAACGTGGCGTTCGACCGGCACGGCAACCTGTGGATCTCCAGCGACTCGGGCGGCGCGCTCAACGGCTACAACGACGGCCTGTACGCGGTGCCCGTGTCCGGGTCGCGGCGCGGCCACCTCAAGGCGTTCCTCACCGTGCCGCGCGGCGCGGAGACGTGCGGCCCGGTGATCGGCGAACGCGTCGTCACGGTGTGCGTGCAGCACCCCGGCGAGGTCGACGGCGCGAGCGCGGACAACCCCGCCTCGCACTGGCCCGACGGCGGCGACTCGCAACCGCGGCCGTCGGTCGTGGCGGTGTGGCGGGAAGGACGTCGCGTCGGCGAGTGA
- a CDS encoding sensor histidine kinase, protein MESTHLGWRTLLRRQWPLACALLFFLGGEVLGEAGWWQLPGSVVVCALAVLAPRRPFDAALAAATAVAANSVVLRVLDVAPVVPAISGLVVSETAAVMAITAVVVRQAPLPRAAVAVVVLIAVAAGSQAVRPDYWSRYWPDDYSGPGPWQQVVGGAVLLALSLGTGLYFRARDRERATAVRAEVAAAQHAERMALARELHDVIAHYVTGMVVHAQAAQAVPSAAGEALPIIVRSGNEALTEMRRLVGTLRGTDADAPTASSDLADDVRGVVERSGQPVRLHVDLPVSVPPSLGRSVLRLVQESLTNARKHAEAVSAVDVSVSVSDGVVHVLVADDGRPRKAAPVGGSGGYGLVGMRERVELLGGRFSAGARAGGGWEVRAALPVTG, encoded by the coding sequence CTCGGGTGGCGGACCCTGCTGCGCCGCCAGTGGCCGCTGGCGTGCGCCCTGCTCTTCTTCCTCGGCGGCGAGGTGCTCGGTGAGGCCGGGTGGTGGCAGCTCCCCGGCTCGGTCGTGGTGTGCGCGCTGGCCGTGCTCGCGCCCCGCCGCCCGTTCGACGCCGCGCTGGCCGCCGCCACGGCCGTGGCCGCGAACTCGGTCGTGCTGCGGGTGCTGGACGTCGCGCCGGTGGTGCCCGCGATCAGCGGCCTGGTCGTCTCCGAGACCGCGGCGGTGATGGCGATCACCGCCGTGGTGGTGCGGCAGGCGCCGCTGCCGCGGGCCGCCGTCGCGGTGGTCGTGCTGATCGCGGTGGCCGCCGGCTCGCAGGCCGTGCGGCCGGACTACTGGTCGCGGTACTGGCCGGACGACTACAGCGGGCCCGGACCGTGGCAGCAGGTGGTCGGCGGCGCGGTGCTGCTGGCGCTGTCGCTGGGCACCGGGCTGTACTTCCGGGCCCGCGACCGGGAACGCGCGACCGCCGTGCGGGCCGAGGTGGCGGCGGCGCAGCACGCCGAGCGGATGGCGCTGGCCCGCGAGCTGCACGACGTGATCGCGCACTACGTGACCGGGATGGTGGTGCACGCGCAGGCGGCGCAGGCCGTGCCGTCGGCGGCGGGCGAGGCGCTGCCGATCATCGTGCGCAGCGGCAACGAGGCGTTGACCGAGATGCGTCGCCTGGTCGGCACGCTGCGCGGCACCGACGCCGACGCGCCGACCGCGTCCAGCGACCTCGCCGACGACGTGCGCGGCGTGGTCGAGCGGTCCGGCCAGCCCGTGCGGCTGCACGTCGACCTGCCGGTGTCCGTGCCGCCGTCGTTGGGCCGCTCGGTGCTGCGGTTGGTGCAGGAGTCGTTGACCAACGCGCGCAAGCACGCCGAGGCCGTGTCCGCCGTGGACGTCTCGGTGTCCGTTTCGGACGGTGTGGTGCACGTGCTGGTGGCCGACGACGGGCGGCCGCGCAAGGCCGCGCCGGTCGGCGGGTCCGGTGGCTACGGGTTGGTGGGCATGCGGGAGCGGGTCGAGCTGCTGGGCGGGCGGTTCAGCGCGGGCGCGCGCGCCGGTGGGGGCTGGGAAGTGCGCGCCGCCCTGCCCGTGACGGGGTGA
- a CDS encoding amidohydrolase family protein, with amino-acid sequence MSLRLHAPVVLPCDPACTVLRDAVVDVVDGRVSFVGAEADAPEFTGEVRRLTGILLPGLVNTHAHSPMVLLRGMGGDLPLLRWLREAMWPAEAKMQPADIRVGMLLGAVEMLRNGVTTSAEMYFHGEQLADAVLAAGSRVLFGAAIMDLPGMPWRPMTDEITRWIDADGLRFGPDERVELSYGPHSAYILSPEALGEIAGQARDRGALVQVHVAESPEEDVEQRASHGSVPRLLEQAGVLGGRVLSAHSVHLSPEDVAIYARHGVGIAHCPGSNTKLASGIAPLRSYLDAGVAVGLGTDGPASNDDLDLFEEARLAALLARVTTGDATAMRAADALLLATRGGAAALGRDDLGALEPGRWGDVVHVDVDDPAFATGLDAPDEQVLANLVWASGTRRVKDVWVAGKQVVADGETTRVDRREAQAGVREVAARLR; translated from the coding sequence ATGTCGCTGCGCCTGCACGCCCCCGTGGTCCTGCCCTGCGATCCCGCCTGCACCGTCCTGCGCGACGCCGTGGTCGACGTCGTCGACGGGCGGGTCTCGTTCGTCGGGGCGGAGGCCGACGCGCCGGAGTTCACCGGCGAGGTCCGCCGGTTGACCGGGATCCTGCTCCCCGGCCTGGTGAACACCCACGCGCACAGCCCGATGGTGCTGCTGCGGGGGATGGGCGGCGACCTGCCGCTGCTGCGCTGGCTGCGTGAGGCGATGTGGCCCGCCGAGGCGAAGATGCAGCCAGCGGACATCCGGGTCGGCATGCTGCTCGGCGCGGTGGAGATGCTGCGCAACGGCGTGACCACGAGCGCGGAGATGTACTTCCACGGCGAGCAGCTCGCGGACGCGGTGCTGGCCGCCGGGTCGCGGGTGCTGTTCGGCGCGGCGATCATGGACCTGCCCGGGATGCCGTGGCGGCCGATGACCGACGAGATCACCCGGTGGATCGACGCCGACGGGCTGCGGTTCGGGCCGGACGAGCGGGTCGAACTGAGCTACGGGCCGCACTCGGCGTACATCCTGTCGCCCGAAGCGTTGGGCGAGATCGCGGGCCAGGCGCGTGATCGCGGGGCGTTGGTGCAGGTGCACGTGGCCGAGTCGCCCGAGGAGGACGTCGAGCAGCGGGCGTCGCACGGTTCCGTGCCGCGGCTGCTGGAGCAGGCGGGCGTGCTGGGCGGGCGGGTGCTGTCGGCGCACTCCGTGCACCTGTCGCCGGAGGACGTGGCGATCTACGCCAGGCACGGCGTCGGGATCGCGCACTGCCCCGGGTCGAACACCAAGCTCGCGTCCGGCATCGCGCCGCTGCGGTCCTACCTGGACGCCGGGGTCGCGGTCGGGCTGGGCACGGACGGGCCCGCGTCCAACGACGACCTGGACCTGTTCGAGGAGGCCAGGCTGGCGGCGCTGCTGGCGCGCGTGACCACCGGTGACGCGACGGCGATGCGTGCGGCGGACGCGTTGCTGCTGGCGACGCGCGGCGGTGCGGCGGCGTTGGGGCGGGACGACCTCGGGGCGTTGGAGCCCGGCCGGTGGGGCGACGTGGTGCACGTGGACGTGGACGACCCGGCGTTCGCCACCGGCTTGGACGCGCCGGACGAGCAGGTGCTGGCGAACCTCGTGTGGGCGTCGGGCACGCGGCGGGTCAAGGACGTGTGGGTGGCCGGCAAGCAGGTCGTGGCCGACGGCGAGACGACGCGCGTGGACCGGCGGGAGGCGCAGGCGGGCGTGCGGGAGGTCGCCGCCCGGCTGCGGTAG